CTGGTACGCGCTCGAATGCGGCCCGTCGCTGCGCGAGGTGAGCGACCAGAACCTCTGCGGCCTGCGCGAGATCATCGACCGGATCGCGTGCCAGACCGGCGTGAGCTTCCACGCCCACCGCATCGTCTACGGGTCCACCGAGCTGGTGCCGAGCGGCCGCTGAGCCGCAGAGGAGAGGCGGCCCGGCCGCCTCTCGCCCTCGCCTCGGCCGAGGGCATGGCGCGCCGGAGCAAGCGTCGCGCGCTCGCCTGGAAACCGCGACTGCTCCCGTCATGCCGGAAGCTCCGGCATGGCGCCGTCGCCGATATTCCAGGTCCAGGCCGCGATGCCGCTCTCGGCGATCAGCTCGTCCAGCTTCTCCCGATAGTCGCCCTCGGCGCCGTCGGGCACGATATACATGCCGAGCGGTGCGGCGCCGTCCTGCCGCAGAACAACGCAGGCCATCGGCTGCGCCGCCGGCATGTTGTAGCGCAGGCTTTTCACGAAGCTGGCGCCGCGCTTCGCCAACGCGTCGATCAGCGCCGCCTCGTAGCGATTCTCGCATGGCAGCCAGCGGTCGGTCGCGACCATGAGCGCGATCGACTCGATCGAGGCGATGCCGGCGGCATCGACGCCGAAGGTGGCGATCGCGATAAGATGCGACTCCGCGGTCGCGTTCCAGAGCGCCAGCTCGGGGGCGAACACCGCGTTCATCCGCCGGTGAACGTCGTCGTTCAGCATGAAGGGGAAGCGGGGGAGGTGCTTGATCACGACGCGGTGGCCGAAGCGCGCCGGCGCGATCTCCTTGACCTCGCCGATCAGCATGGCAAGCGAGCGGCGCTTGCCTTCCGCCTTCATCGCGCGGCTGAGGAATGTCTCGCGCCGCTGCGCGATCGCGGCGTCGCGCTCGGCATCGAACATCTCGGGGATGAACAGGACGTCCGCGAGCGCCTTGCCTTTCGCGGTCTTGCCCTCGGCCGCCTCGAGCAGGAACTTGCGCAGCACCGCCCAGTTGCGTCGGCCGGTCATGGCCGGCCGCCAGCGATTGAACTCGGCCTGCTCCCACAGAAAGTGCAGCAGCGCGCGCAGCGAGAGCCGCGAACCGTCCGTCTTCACCGCGCCGGCATCGGTCGTCTCACGCGCCGCCGGCGCCGTCCGACCGGCCTGCTTCGACAGGCTGAAATCGAGCTTGAGCAGGGTGACGCCGTCCTCGGCGTTCTCGACGATCGCCTCGCCGGCGACGGCCCCAAGACCGGAAAGCGCATGCGGCGGCTCATAAGAATCGCAGTCGGGATCGTGCCGCGGTCCGCTGCCCGGCATCCGCTTCAGCACATGGCGGCCGCCCGCGCGCGCCACATACATCGGAACGCCATCCTGCTGGCACAGGCACAGCGGATGTTCGCGCCGGGCGAACGCCTCCGACAGCCGCTCGCTGATGTCGCCGGCACTGTCCTCGACCTCCATGTCGCCGATGCGCAGCCGTCTCAACGCGCTCCTCCCTGCAGCAGGTCGATCGATCGCACCGAGGCTGCAATCCCACGATCGCCGTCTATCATCGCACCGCTTCTTTCCGGTGGAATCTGTTCTCGCCGACACAGCTCCTCATGTCCTCGCGGCGGAACCAGATGGCCCGCCCGCATCGAAGCGGTGCATTGCCGGCTGTGAACACGATCTGCTCGTCGGCGCGCATGCGCAGCACCTCGTGCGGCAGGATCAGGGGGCGGCGCGCCAGCTGCTTCGAGCGCGTCCGCGACGCGCCCGACATCTGCGACGAGCGGCTGAGCTGGTCGACCTCCACGGTGGTGTCGCCGCAGCGCCGTGAGATGTAGTCGGCGGTCTCAGGATCGTTGATCGCGGCGAAGCTTATCCACGAGGCGGACTCGAACCATTTCGAGGTGGCGTCTCGGCCGCCATAGGCTTCGCGCATCTGCCCGATGGACTGGAAGAGCAGGGTCATGGTGATCCCGTATTTTCGGCCGGCATCACGCGCGGTCTCCAGGATGCGCAGGAAGCCGAGCCGTGCCACTTCGTCGAGCAGGAACAGGGTCCGATCCTTCACCTCGCCATTGCGATTGTAGATCGCGTTCATCAGCGCGCCGATGATGACGCGGGCCAGTCCCGGATGCGCCTCCAGCACTTTCAGGTCGAGCGCGATGAAGATGTCGGTGCCGCCGTCGGCGAGCTCGTCGGTCGTGAAGCTGTGGCCGGAGATCAGGGCCGCATAGTTCGGATAGGACAGCCAGTGTGTCTCCTTCACCGCATTGGCGTAGACGCCGGAAAAGGTCTCCGGCGTCATGTTGACGAACACCGCGACATTCTCCTTCACGAAGTCCGATCCCGACTGCTCGTAGATCCGGGTCAGCCGCTCCCGCAGCTTCGGCTCCGGCTCGGAGAGATTGGCGCGCACCTGCCGGAGCGTCTGGTCCTTCTTTTCCGTATGACCCGACAGACAGACGTCCGCGATCAGCGCGGTCAGAAGCTGCATCGCCGACGCCCGAAAGAAGTCGTCGCGGGCGGAGGCCTGGCGCGCCGTGTCGGTCATCACCCAGGTCGCGACGGCGACGATGTCTTCCTCCTTCGTCCCACCGAAACGCCCGATCCAGTCGAGCGCATTGAAGCCGGTGGCGGCATCGGCCGGGTCGAGCACCACCACCTTGCGGCCCGCCTTGCGCCGATGGCCGATCACCATCGGCGCAACCTCGGATGAGGGGTCGAGCACCACGAGGCCGCCGCCCCATTTCAACGCCGAGGGAATCGTTACCGACGTGGTCTTGAAACCGCCCGAGCCGGCGAAGACGATGCCGTGCGACGAGCCGAACGAGCCGTCGAAGCAGAGCAGCGGCGAGCGGCCGCCGCTGCCCCAGCTGTCGCGGCTGTCGGCGCGGAACGCGATGCCGGCGACGGAATCGCGATCGACCCGGTAGCGCTCGCCGATGACGATGCCGCCGGCGTCCCCGAACAGCTTGCCAGCCGTCTCCATTCGCATCCAGTCGGTCTCGCCATGGATCGCGCGCCGGCCCTTGATCCGGCGCGGAGACGCCGCGGCGAAGGCGGCATTGCCCCTGATGGCGACGCGCAGCGCGAACATCGCGCAAACGAGCGCGATCGCCGCGCCGATCATCGTTCCCGGATCGGCATAGGCCAGCACATATTGCCCCGCCGGCACGCGGTCCGCCAGAGCAGCCAGCCGCGCGCCTTCGCGGATAGTGGCGATGCCGATGACGGCCGCGCTCCCGGTCACGACGCCCCATCCGACCGCCCGGATGGCGATCGCGCCGGCCGCCGCGAAGAGCAGGATCACGCCAACTCCGGCCGACAGCACGTAGGGGAGCGCAAGCCCGGCACGGCCGAGCATCAGGCGTGCGGCTTCGGTCTTGCCGAAGCCCGCCAGCCAGTGCTCGGCGCCCGCGGTGAAGATCGCGACGGCGACCATCACCACCACCTGGATCATCGCGATCAGCAGCCTATTCATGATCGCGCCCGAAGGCGTCCGCGCCGATAGCGCTGAGCCGCGCACGCTCGCCATCGTCGTCGCCGATGCGGTGATGCCCATCGATGAGCAGGCCGAGCAGCACGGCGCGCTTCTCGTAGCGCAGCCCGGCCTTCACGATCAGCCCGCCGAGCTCGATCTTCTCGCGCGTGTCCTTCTTGCGGGCGTCCGATGAGCTCGACCGGCGCATGCGCTCAAGCCTCGCGATCGCCGCCCGGAGCCGCGCCAGCTGCGAGCGTCGTGGACGCCCCGCCATTTGGCTGCCGGCCAGCGCCACCCTTCCTCCCGGTCGATGCGCCGGCGTCGTCGCGAAACCGTTTCGCCACCTCCTCGAAGGCCGAGAGCAGCGCCGTCTCCTCGATCTCGATCTCGCCGACGCCGGCCTTCAGCGCGATCCGGCCGATGCGCTCGGCCTCGCGGGTTTCGGCCTGCCGCAACTGGTCCTGCAGCCTGGCGATTTCCTCCCTGATCTGTCGCGACGGCTTCTTCATTCCGGTTGACCTTCCGCTGTCCGGTTTCTGCTGGGTTGAGGCCCAGCTTTCCCCGGATGAGCGCCAGCGGCGACTAGTAAAAAAGCTAGTCGGCGAAGCCGACGCCGCTTGAGATCATCCCGGCCGTTCCGAAGGAGCGGCATCCAAGGGCGCAGTAATACGTCGCTGCCGCGACGTCCTGCGCCGGCCCTGGCGGGGCCGGCCTCTCCCGACGAACACGCTGTTCGAGGTTTCACCGGGAGACGCCGTCACCGTGGCGATCACGCATTTCACGCCCCAGCTCATCGGCCGCGGCAATGGCCGCAGCGCCGTGCTGTCGGCCGCGTACCGCCATTGCGCCCGGATGGAATACGAGGCCGAGGCCCGCACGGTCGACTATTCCAACAAGCGCAATCTCGCCCATGAGGAATTCCTGCTGCCGGCCGACGCGCCGGAATGGGCGAGGGCGCTGATCGCCGACCGCTCGGTCGCCGGCGCCGTGGAGGCGTTCTGGAACAGGGTCGAGGCGTTCGAGAAGCGCGAGGACGCGCAGTTCGGCCGCGAGTTCATCATCGCGCTGCCCGTGGAGCTGTCCAAGGAGCAAAACATCGCGCTGATGCGGCAGTTCGTGCTCGAACAGGTGCTGGCGCGCGGGCAGGTCGCCGACTGGGTCTATCACGACGAGCCGGGCAATCCGCATGTCCACCTGATGACGACGCTGCGGCCACTGACGGAGGACGGCTTCGGCCCGAAGCGAATCCCCGTCATCGGCGAGGACGGCGAGGTGCTGCGCAACAAGGCCGGCAAGATCGTCTATCGGCTCTGGTCGGGCGAGAAGACCGAGTTTCTCGAGCAGCGCAACGGTTGGCTCGACCTGCAGAACCAGCATTTGGCGCTCGCCGGTCTGGAGATCCGCGTCGATGGGCGCTCCTATGCCGAGCGCGGCATCGACCTGGTGCCGACCACGCATATCGGCGTCGGCGCGAAAGCGATCCAGCGCAAGTCGACGCGCGAGGGCGAGGCGGTCGATCTCGAACGGCTGAAGCTGTTCGAGGCGCAACGCACCGAAAACCGTCGGCGCATTCTGCTTCGGCCGGAGATAGTGCTCGATCTTCTCTCCTCGGAGAAGAGTGTCTTCGACCAGCGCGATATCGTCAAGGTGCTGCATCGCTATGTCGACGATGCAGGCACCTTCCAGCAGCTGATGGCGCGCATTCTCCAGAGCCCGGAGCTCCTGCGCATCGAGCGCGAGAGCGTCGACTTCGCGACCGGGGAGAGACTGCCGGCGCGCTATACGACGCGCGAGCTCATCCGTGTCGAGGCCGGCATGGCGCGGCAGGCGATCTGGCTTTCCGGGCGAAGCTCACATGGCGTGCGCGAGCGCGTGCTGGAGCAGGTGTTTGCCCGACATGAAAGGCTGTCCGAAGAGCAGCGCACGGCAATCGAGCATGTGACCAAACCGGGCGGGATCGCCGCCGTCGTCGGGCGGGCCGGCGCCGGCAAGACCACCATGATGAAGGCAGCGCGCGAGGCCTGGGAAGTCGGCGGCTATCGCGTGGTCGGCGCGGCGCTCGCCGGCAAGGCGGCCGAGGGTCTCGAGAAGGAAGCGGGCATCCAGAGCCGCACGTTGGCGTCCTGGGAGCTGCGCTGGAAGGAGGGCAGGGACACGCTCGATTCCAGCACTGTCCTCGTGCTCGACGAAGCCGGCATGATTGCCTCCAAGCAGATGGCCCGCTTCGTTGAGGCTGCGGTGAAGGCCGGCGCGAAGCTAGTGCTGATCGGCGATCCCGACCAGCTGCAGCCGATCGAGGCGGGCGCGGCGTTCCGCGCCGTCGTCGAGCGCATCGGCTACGCCGAGCTGGAGACGATCTATCGCCAACGCGAGGACTGGAAGCGAGCCGCATCGATGGATCTGGCGCGCGGCCGGATCGCCGAGGCGCTCTCGGCCTATCAGCAGCAGGGCAGGGTGCTCGGTTCGGTCCTGAAGGCCGAAGCGGTCGCCAGCCTGATCGCGGATTGGAACCGCGACTACGATCCCGCCAGGAGCTCATTGATCCTCGCGCATCTGCGCCGCGACGTGCGCATGCTGAACACGATGGCGCGCGAGAAGCTGGTCGAGCGCGGGCTCCTCAGTGAGGGGCACGCGTTCCGCACCGAGGACGGCGTGCGCAGGTTCGATGTCGGCGACCAGATCGTCTTCCTGAAGAACGACAGCGCCCTCGGCGTGAAGAACGGCATGATCGGCAAGGTCGTCGAGGCCGCGCCGAACCGCATCGTCGCGGCGATCGGGGAGGGCGACCAGCGCCGGCAGGTGACGGTGGATCAGCACGTCTATCGCAATCTCGACCACGGCTATGCGACGACGATCCACAAGGCTCAAGGCGCTACCGTCGACCGCGTGAAGGTCCTCGCCTCGCTCTCGCTCGACCGCCACCTGACCTATGTCGCGCTGACCCGACACCGTGAGGACATGGCGCTCTATTACGGGCGTCGCTCCTTCGCCTTCAATGGCGGCCTCGCCAAGGTCCTCTCCCGGCGCAATGCCAAGGAGACCACGCTCGATTACGAGCGCGGCACGCTCTACCGGCAGGCGCTTCGCTTCGCCGAGAACCGCGGCCTGCACATCGTCAATGTCGCCCGCACGCTGCTGCGCGATCGTGTCGACTGGACGGTCCGGCAGAAACGGAAGTTCGCCGATCTCGCCCAGCGCCTGCGCGGTATCGGCGCGCGTCTCGGCCTGTTCGATCCCCGTCAGACACATAGCCCGAAGGAGGCCGCAGCGATGGTCGCTGGCGTCACCCTGTTCACCAAATCGATCAAGGACACGGTCGAGGAGAAGCTGCGCGCCAATCCTGCCGTCACCAAGCAGTGGGACGAGGTCTCGACCCGCTTCCGCTATGTCTTCGCCGATCCGGAGACCGCGTTCCGCGCCATGAATTTCGACGCGGTCCTGTCCGATCCGACCGCGGCCAAGACGGCACTCGACCGGCTGGTGTCGGAGCCGCAGGCGCTCGGCCCTCTGAAGGGCAAGACCGGGCTGCTCGCCGGTAAGGCCGATCGCGAGGACCGCCGCGTCGCCGAGCTCAATGTCACGGCGCTGAAGCGGGACATCGAACGCTATCTCAACCTGCGCGAGGCGGCCGTGCAGAAGCTCCAGGCCGACGAGCAGGCGCTGCGCCATCGCGTCTCGATCGACATCCCGGCCTTGTCGCCGGCGGCGCATCGGGTCCTCGAGCGGGTGCGTGACGCGATCGACCGCAACGACCTGCCGGCCGCGCTCGGCTACGCGATTTCCAACCGCGAAGTGAAGGGCGAGATCGATGGATTCAACAAGGCGATCGCGGAGCGGTTCGGCGAGCGCACGCTGCTCACCAACGCCGCCCGCGAACCCGCCGGCAAGATCTTCGACAAGGCGGCCGACGGGCTCGCTCCGGGCGAGCGGCAGAAGCTCGCCGAGGCCTGGCCGACCATGCGGACGGCGCAGCAGCTCGCCGCCCAAGAGCGCACCGCCGCGACGCTGAAGCAGGCCGAAACCCTGCGCCAGAGCCAGCGGCAGACGCCGGTGATGAAGCAGTGAGGCGGCGCGCCATCCTCATTGTGCCGGCCGCGGTCGCGTCTCTGATCATGCTGGCCGGCATCGCCTGGTTCGGCGGCCTGCGCCTCAATCTCACGCGCAGCTATCCGCTCGGTCTCTGGCGAATCGAGCCGCTCGACCGGCCGCCGGCCGCGGGCGATCTCGTCTTCATCTGCCCGCCCGACAGCGCCGCCTTCCGCCTGGCACGCGAGCGCGGCTATCTCGGCCGCGGCCTCTGCCCAGGCTGGTTCAGCCCGCTGATCAAGACGGTCGTTGCGACGGGAGGACAGGCGATCGCGATCGGCGCCGACGTCTCGGTCGACGGGCGCCCGATCCCTCATTCCGATGTTCAGCCAAGAGACGCCGCGGGCAGGCCGCTCGCGCCATTCGGCGGAAGGCTGGTGCCGCCCGGCTTCCTGTTTCTCCACTCCGATTTCGCGGGCTCCTATGACTCACGGTATTTCGGGCCGATCCCGGCCAGCGGCGTACTCGGCCGCGCGCACCCGCTCCTCACCTTCGAGCCGTGACATGGCGCGGGTTCTGGCGCTGGTCCTGATCGCCGCGCTGGTCGGCGTCATCGGCTGGAGCGGCGAGCCGCTGGCGCTGCCGCTCGCGACACTCTTCCCGACGCTATGGGCGCTGGCGAGCAGCCACTTGGTCGCGGCGCTGGTCGCGGCGGCCTACTTTCTTGCGGCGTCGCGCGGCCTGCCGCAGGGCGTCGCGAACTTCTACGGCTCCGACATCTGGCCAGGCCTGTTCCTCTGGCTCGTCGCGTCCCTGTCCTTCGTCGCCGTCAATACCCTGCTCTGGACGAGTCGACCGGGAGGAGGGAGGGCGGCGCGCTTTCTGCTGGCGTCCGCGCTGATGGCGGTGCCGCCCTTCGGGATCGTGGGTTGGGCGCATCCGCTGACAGCCGCCGGCGTGTTGTTTCCCGGATGGGGCTGGTGGGGACTTGCGGCCGCCGCGGTCGTCCTCATCGCGATGACGACGCGAGCCTGGCCGATCGCCGCGATCGCTCTCGGCGGAATCTGGCTCTGGTCGGCCGTGACATGGACGGCGCCGCCGCTCCCGGACGGCGTTCGCGGAGTCGACCTCGATATGGGCCAGAGCCTCGGACGCGACGGCACGCTCGAGCGGCAGCGCGACCTGATCGCCTCGGTCACGCGGGCTGGAGAGCGGGGCGCCAGGATCGTGGTGCTCCCGGAAAGCGCGCTCGGGTTCTGGACGCCGAGCGTCGAGCAGCTCTGGCGCGAAGCGCTCGCAACCAACGACACCGCGGTGATCGCCGGTGCCGCCGTCATCGACCCGCAGGGTTATGACAACGTCCTCGTCGCGATCTCGGCGGACGAGGCGGGAATCCTTTATCGCGAGCGCATGCCGGTTCCGGTCTCGATGTGGCAGCCCTGGCGTCGCCTGGTCGGGCAGGCCGGAGGCGCGCGGGCGCATCTCTTCGCCAACCCGACCGTCGAGCTCGGCGGCCGGCGGATCGCGCCGCTGATCTGCTATGAGCAGCTCGTCGTTTGGCCGGTCCTGCAGTCGATGCTGCACAAGCCCGATGCGATCGTCGCCGCCGGGAATGGCTGGTGGACCGCCGGCACCTCGATCATGGCCATCCAGAATGCCAGCACGATCGCCTGGGCGCGTCTTTTCGACCTGCCGCTCGTCACCGCCTTCAACCGATGAACAGGGAGTTCTCAATGGTCGATGTCGCCCTCATCCAGCAATGTGCCGATCCCGGCCTGAAGCCGGCGATCGTCGAGAAGTTCATCGCAAAGGCAGGCTCGCCGGATCCGCTGGCCGTGACTGTTCGCTCCGGAAACCGCGTTGTGTTGGTGCCTCGGCCGAGCACGCCGGACGAAGCGATGGCGCTCGTGCAGCAGCATGTCGGCAAGGCCGTCGTACGCGTCGGGATCACGCAATATCCGGCCGGGCTCGGCGTGGGCGACGTCTCGGAGCTGAAGCCCGATCTTGTCGACGCCTGCGCCAACATCCGCATGGGCACGAAGCTCTTCGCCAAGGTCTACCGCATCGTCACCAAATGGTACGGCAACGCGGTCGACGAGGCTTTCGACGACGCGCTCGATGCCTGGAAGACCGGGAATTTCGAGGGCAAGGCGGTGTTCAGCGAACCCGATCCCGGCGACGTGAAACTCGCCGTCCCGGCGTCGGCGGACGCGGATCGGAACGAAGCGGCCACGCCGGAACCGGTGGGACCGGCTCGCCCAGAACCTGTCGATCCGAACAAGGCGGGCATCCGCATCGATTTGTCCGGTATCGGCGGCAGCCGGCCGAAGTCCGATTGATGAATTGTGGTCGCGAGCATAGCGAACGATGCGCAGCGCGTCCTCGTCCTCTAGCGTCACCTCAAGTACCTGGTTGGCGCCAGCTCTGGTTCAGACCGATGCGCTCGCGTGGCTTCGCGTCGGGCAGGCGCAGATCATTTGCGAGATTGAAGCAAGCGCAGGTGCGCAGTCCAGTCCACGAAGCCACAGCGGATGACCTAGCCACCACCCGCCGCAAGGGTCGCAGCGTCGAACCGCTCCATCAGAATTCGGCCGACGCCTGGGGAGCGTACACAGATGCCGATTTCCTGGCGTGGGTTGTCATCCGTGCTGTCGGCAGACAACCAATTTTGGCTCGTGATTACCGCGACATCGTCGTCCCAAGTCAGGAACTTGGCGTGAAGACGTGGGCGGTGGACCGGCCGGATTCGTACACCGACCTTGGCTGCCTCGTTCGTGAGACCTGCGATATCGGTTGCGGTGATCGCGCCGCTGTCTTCTCCGTAGAACAGCCGGACATCGAGATCGCGTGCCCGTTTAGACGCGGCGAACACCGGCGCCAAGATCAGGCTCTTGGCAGCGCCGGCGAACCTGTGGCTGGCGATCACCAGCGTCTTATCCGCAGAATCTCTCGCCTCTCTGACGACCTCGGCATGGCTCGATCCCAGGAGCACGCAGACACTCGCCTTTCCTTCGCTTGGAGACTTCAAGCTCCGTAGATGGACCGCTTGAGCGACGAGATCGCTCGTCAAATTGGTCCAGTGACCGTTTCCTCCGCGCGACAGCTCGGCGACCTGGTCGATCACATCGGCCACGAGTTGGAAATCGCGCAGCCGGACTGAAACCTCGAAGCTTGAAAAGCCGCTGTACAGCCAGTTGCAAGATCCAACGAGAGCTATGACTTTGTCGGGCGTACCATCGTCAGCGAGCACGATCTTCGCGTGCGAGCCCGTCGAAAAGGGATGGATTGTCAGACCATCGAGGCCCTCAGCTTCCAACTCGGCGCGCAGTTGTTGGACGACCTTTGCCGTGGAGCGACGTTCGTCGGTGTTCTTGTCCTGGCCCCATAGAATGTCGACTTTCACCCCCAACGCGATGGCCTTGCGCAGGTCGGGCAGAAGAGCGGCGAAACGCGGTGCGGAGACAAACGTCGAATGGATCAGAACGCGATGCCGCGCCCGCCCGATCGCCCCCTTCAGCGCTGCTTCGTGCTCCGGCCCTCCGGCGATGAGGTCGTTCGTCGTGAACGCAATCTTCCGTGTAGGCGGGACGGCCTGAGCGGTCTCCGGGCCAATCAGCTGAGCAGCAGTGTACATTCTCTGATGGCCACCATTGCCCTTCGTCGACACGGCGGCCGCAGCCTTTTTGATTTCATCGATGAGCCCGGGAGGGGTTCGCGGGCTGAGACCTTCCGGTTGGCCGTCTCTGACCGGCACGAGCGCCCAGCGTTTCGCGAGCCGATTGCCGTAGGGATCGATACCGACGAACTTCTCATCGCTCTGAAACAAGGCGTCGACGAGCGGACGGAGTTCCTCATTTAGCTGGCGTGACGGCCGTTCAATTCGGATAATCGCCTCGCCTTGCTCCTCTCGCTTGGCGACGACATGTTCATGAATGAACGGAAGGTCCCGGCTCCTGAAGAGCGTGCCTGTGATCTGATCGATCACGAAAGTCATGTTCCGACTCAAGCGTCGCGGCGCGGTCGGCAGCTGCTCGTATTCCTTGACGACACGTCCTTCCGGCGTGATCTGGAACTGCACAGCGGTCGGGGACTGCATCATCTCGACCCAACCCGCGCGCATGAGGCGGATCAGCGCTTCGATGATTACGCGCTCCGGAATGCAAGCGCGCTCCTTGAGCGCGTGGACAGAAGTCGGCCCCCGGTCGAGCTCGGATAGCAGCAATTGTTCTAGGACGGTCCAAGGCCTGCCCTTGTCGTAATGAAACTTTCGGCGACCCTGCAGGACCGGGATTGCGACTCGCACGAGGCTCATTTGCGACCGACCAGACGTTCTGCGGGAATGATCACCGCTTTGCCGCGTTGACGTTGCGTTTCCAATGCATCGAGGAATCGACTGAGAAACGCGGCCTCCTGCAACGCATCCGTCCCCACGTTGGAGGCGATGGTTTCGCGGATAAAATTGAGGGATCCCACGACGAAGAGGTTCGACTTCGCCCGGCTGAGCAAGACGTTCATCCGTCGCGGATCGCTCAGAAAGCCGAGTGCCCTACGGATGGACGCATGATGGTTGTTGCGCACGAGCGAGACGATCACGACGTCTGCTTCGTTTCCTTGGAAGGAGTCGACTGTGCCGCAATATTGATCCGCAGCGACCGCTGGCGCCAGGGCGGAGAGGACTGTGAAATTGTCACGACGATCGTCGATCGCCACTTTCAGCCGGCGGACCTGCTCGCTGTATGGAGAGAGAACGGCCAAAGTCGCCGGCTTCTCAAGGTCCG
The sequence above is a segment of the Ancylobacter polymorphus genome. Coding sequences within it:
- a CDS encoding phospholipase D-like domain-containing protein; this encodes MSLVRVAIPVLQGRRKFHYDKGRPWTVLEQLLLSELDRGPTSVHALKERACIPERVIIEALIRLMRAGWVEMMQSPTAVQFQITPEGRVVKEYEQLPTAPRRLSRNMTFVIDQITGTLFRSRDLPFIHEHVVAKREEQGEAIIRIERPSRQLNEELRPLVDALFQSDEKFVGIDPYGNRLAKRWALVPVRDGQPEGLSPRTPPGLIDEIKKAAAAVSTKGNGGHQRMYTAAQLIGPETAQAVPPTRKIAFTTNDLIAGGPEHEAALKGAIGRARHRVLIHSTFVSAPRFAALLPDLRKAIALGVKVDILWGQDKNTDERRSTAKVVQQLRAELEAEGLDGLTIHPFSTGSHAKIVLADDGTPDKVIALVGSCNWLYSGFSSFEVSVRLRDFQLVADVIDQVAELSRGGNGHWTNLTSDLVAQAVHLRSLKSPSEGKASVCVLLGSSHAEVVREARDSADKTLVIASHRFAGAAKSLILAPVFAASKRARDLDVRLFYGEDSGAITATDIAGLTNEAAKVGVRIRPVHRPRLHAKFLTWDDDVAVITSQNWLSADSTDDNPRQEIGICVRSPGVGRILMERFDAATLAAGGG